In Ascaphus truei isolate aAscTru1 chromosome 7, aAscTru1.hap1, whole genome shotgun sequence, one genomic interval encodes:
- the LOC142499052 gene encoding protein disulfide-isomerase A3-like, producing the protein MKGIVAERHWPCFAAALLQIHMWLRSPLSLCSVPPRAVMLLRSDSMFQAELHSQKMLLVQFFTPRCGQCMRLAPEFEEAAIRLAGVGVLVKVDCTATAKICRTYKIATYPTLKLFRRGAEAGTYQGSFTAASIVRYIRKQTMPNSQEIRSLEQLENFLKDTDASTVGFFADRRSPNLHKFLKAESALEIYRFAYTSVPELLQRQGIDTEGIVLFRPPHLHNKFEDGAVTFKGPFSVARIKKFIQKNISGLCPVMTLENREQLREKDLMLAFYNVDYTKNPRGTSYWRNRIMMVAKKFRGAGETLSYAIANRQEFWFELPDYGMQSGSGELPDVVIRTTEGHKYVMREAFTRDGTALERFLQQYFNGKLKRYFRSQPVPEENAGPVQVIVADNFNNVVNNRDKDVMINFFAPWCGLCKSLEPKYRELAEKLIHDPHVVIVQMDATANDVPPPYDVTGFPTIYFVPMQSKHAPKLYEGDWRVNDLLSYIERKSSYQLVLTAGERRRTEEL; encoded by the exons ATGAAGGGGATCGTCGCTGAGAGGCACTGGCCCTGTTTTGCAGCTGCCCTGCTGCAGATCCACATGTGGCTGCGGAGCCCTTTGTCCCTATGCTCTGTGCCCCCTCGTGCTGTGATGCTGCTGCGCTCTGACAGTATGTTCCAGGCAGAGCTGCACAGCCAGAAGATGCTGCTGGTGCAATTCTTCACTCCCAG GTGCGGGCAGTGTATGCGGCTGGCCCCTGAGTTTGAAGAAGCCGCTATCAGACTGGCCGGCGTTGGCGTTCTGGTGAAG GTGGATTGCACGGCAACTGCAAAGATCTGCCGAACGTATAAGATCGCCACTTACCCCACCCTGAAGCTTTTCCGCAGAGGGGCAGAAGCCGGGACCTATCAAGGCTCTTTCACTGCAG CTTCTATTGTCCGGTACATAAGGAAACAGACAATGCCAAACTCCCAGGAGATTCGATCCTTGGAGCAACTGGAAAACTTCCTAAAGGACACAGATGCCAGCACTGTGG GGTTCTTTGCAGACAGGAGAAGTCCCAACTTGCACAAGTTCCTGAAGGCAGAGTCCGCTCTTGAAATCTACAGGTTTGCTTATACCTCGGTCCCAGAGCTCCTGCAGAGACAAGGCATAGACACCGA AGGAATCGTCCTCTTCCGACCACCGCACCTGCACAACAAGTTTGAAGACGGCGCGGTGACGTTTAAGGGGCCCTTCTCAGTGGCACGAATTAAGAAGTTTATTCAGAAGAACAT CTCCGGCCTTTGCCCGGTTATGACTCTGGAAAATCGAGAGCAGCTCCGAGAGAAAGATCTGATGCTGGCTTTTTACAACGTGGATTATACCAAGAACCCCAGAGGGACCAGTTACTGGAGAAACAG AATAATGATGGTTGCCAAGAAGTTTCGGGGCGCGGGTGAGACGCTGTCCTACGCCATCGCAAACCGCCAGGAGTTTTGGTTTGAGCTGCCTGATTACGGGATGCAGAGCGGGTCCGGAGAGCTGCCAGACGTGGTGATAAGGACCACGGAGGGCCACAAATATGTGATGAGAGAGGCGTTCAC GAGAGACGGGACGGCGCTGGAGCGTTTCCTACAACAATATTTCAACGGGAAATTAAAGCGTTACTTCCGATCCCAGCCGGTGCCGGAGGAGAACGCCGGTCCAGTGCAG gtaatTGTGGCAGACAACTTTAACAACGTGGTCAACAACAGAGACAAGGATGTGATGATCAACTTCTTTGCTCCCTGGTGTGGTCTATGCAAGAGTCTGGAGCCCAAGTACAGAGAGCTGGCTGAAAAG CTAATACACGACCCGCACGTGGTAATTGTACAAATGGACGCCACGGCGAACGACGTGCCTCCTCCGTATGATGTCACAGG GTTCCCTACTATCTACTTTGTTCCAATGCAAAGCAAGCACGCTCCGAAGCTATATGAG GGAGACTGGCGGGTGAATGATTTGCTCAGCTACATTGAGAGGAAATCTTCGTACCAGCTGGTGCTAAcagcaggagagaggaggagaacagAGGAGCTATAA